The DNA segment TGTCGTTATCGTTAATTTCGAATTTAAACCTGAACTCAAACAATGTTTTACCACGCTTGATCCTATTGAGATTATTAACAAGCTACAGCTTCTTACGGGTGAACGCATTGAAGCCGAGAAAACATTGCTCTTTCTTGATGAGATTCAGGAATGCTCTAACGCGATTATGGCCTTGCGGTATTTCAAAGAAAAGCATGGCAGACTTGCTGTTATTGGAGCAGGTTCATTGATGGAATTTGCTCTAAACAACTCGAATTTTCGGATGCCGGTAGGCAGGATTCAGTTTATCTTTCTTGAGCCATTATCGTTCGGTGAGTTTTTAACGGCGTCAGGAAATGAGCCTTTGCGTCAATATTTGTCGGAAATACGATTGGATCGCACCCTTGATGACGCGATCCATCAGAAGCTGATGGATTTGTTGCGGATATATCTCATCGTGGGAGGTATGCCAGCTGTGGTTAAAGAGTACCTTGAAAATAAAAACTTTTTAAATTGCCAGCGCATTCAAAATTCTTTGCTTCAAACATATCGCAGTGATTTTGGGAAATACGCGAAATTTTCTGAATTTAAATATTTGCAAAAGGTGCTAGATGAAGCTCCGAGACTCGTCGGCAATCGCATCAAGTATTCCAACATTGATCCGGACAGCAAATCAAGGGACGTTAAGCGGGCGCTCAACCTTTTAAAGTTAGCGGGCATTATTTATCCTGTCTATGCTACGGCGGCTTCGGGTCTTCCTTTAGGAGCGCAAGCGAATGAAATGAAATTTAAACTGAACTTTCTTGATATAGGCCTGATGCAGAATGCCTGCGGTTTGCAAACCGAACTTACATTAACGAATAATTTCTTTCAGATCAATGCTGGTGCTGTGGCTGAGCAGTTTATTGGCCAAGAATTACGGGCTCATGGCGACAGTTATTTAGAGCGCGGTCTTTTTTTCTGGGCGCGTGATAAAAAGAGTAGCTCGGCTGAGGTTGATTACGTCGTGGCGGTTGATTCTCTGATATTGCCGGTGGAGGTTAAGGCAGGCAAAACCGGTACGCTTAAATCTTTAAAATTGTTTATCGAGGAAAAAAAATCGTTGTTTGGCTTGCGTTTTTCGCAGGAGAAATTGTCTTTGCATGATAAAGTGTTAACACTGCCGCTATATGCGGTAGAGCAGATGAAAAGATTGGCTCGGGAAGTGGGGGACGCGGGAAGTGAAAAGTGAAGCGGGTTAAAGGATAAGGGGTAAAGTCCTAAGTCTGAGGTCGGAAAAAGACAAAGGACGTGAGACGTGAAGCGGGAAAAGTATTTAGCATATAGTATTTGGTATATAGTATGTAGCATGTAGTATATGGTATGTAGATTTGTGTATGAATTCATCTGAGATTAATAGTTACCTATCGGTAATTTTATCTTGCTTTTTTAATTTTATATGCTATATTATTACCGAGAGGGAATACTATGATTGAGCTTATAAAAAATACAAAACAATTAGGTCAGGTTATTCGCAAGAGACGCAAAGAGTTGAAGCTAACTCAGAAAGAAGTAAGCGATCTCTGTAACACTGGTAATCGCTTTATTTCCGAGCTTGAAAATGGTAAGCCAACTGTTCAGCTTGAGAAAGTATTAAAAATTATCAATGCTCTTGGTTTAGAAGTTCAAATTGTGCATAAAGGGTTTGAGACATGGAAAAGTTAAACGTTTTCTTTCAAGAGAATATAGTTGGCTTTCTTAAAGTTGATGATAATCAAATTTGGGAGTTTCAATATTCGCCACAATGGCTGTCATTTAAGAATAGATTTCCCATATCTATTTCTCTCCCATTACAAGAAAACAGGTTTTCTCACAAGCTTTCTTTAAGCTTTTTTTCAAACCTTCTTCCTGAGGGCGATGTTCGCGCTCAAGTTGCTAATTATTTTAATATATCACAAGATAATTCTTATGCGCTGCTAAAGGCTATCGGAGGGGATTGTGCTGGAGCTTTGATTATTTTGCCTGACGGAGAATCTTTAGATTTACATAATGATTATCGTGTCATTTCTTTAGACGAAATGGATGATATGATTCAGAATCTTAATACCAAGCCTATTTTGGTTGCTGATGGCCATGTCCGATTATCTCTTGCTGGTGCGCAACAGAAGATTCCTGTTTTTTATAAAGATGAGAAAATAATGCTTCCGTTAAGGAATAGTATCAGTACGCATATTTTAAAGCCTATTAATTTGCGATTTCCGGGCTTAATTGAAAATGAATTTTTTTGTATGAAATTGGCAAAAAGTATTGGGCTTGATGTTCCTGAAGCATGTTTATTAAATATTAAAAATATCAATGCCCTTTTAATTGATCGCTATGACAGGGTTTTTATTAATGGGAAATGGAGTAGGTTACATCAAGAAGATTTTTGTCAGGCATTAGGAATAGCTTCGTATAATAAGTATCAATCAGAGGGAGGCCCTGGAATTAAAGAATGTGTTTCTTTAGGAAAAGAGTTCTCTGGCAATTCAATATCTGATGTAAAACGTTTGATCAATTGGATTTGTTTTAATAGTATTATCGGCAATGCGGATGCTCATGCTAAGAATATTTCTTTTTTGTATGATGCCAAAGGAATTAAAATAGCACCTTTCTATGATTTAGTTAGCACGATATTTTATTCGGGACTATCTAAAAGCTTAGCTATGAAAATTGGCGGGGCAAAGAAAATTGACAATATTTATAATAAGAATTGGGTGTCATTAGCTGAATCAATTGATCTTAAGGCGGATTTAGTTTTGCGGTTAAAGAATGAAATGATTGATATGGTTTTGAGAGAAGGAAATAAATTAAAGAAAGAGTTCGCAGGCGTATCGACAATTAACGATATTTACAAATTAATTGAAAAGAATACCTTAAGGTTAGCCAGGGAGTAACGAGGATGTTGAGAGGGTGAAAGATTTTTGACAAAATGAGTGAAAAGTATGCAGTATTTTGTATATAGTATATAGCATATAGTATTTGGTATATAGATTAAAGGATTTATAGAGATAAAGAAATTCTTATGACAAAAACTCTTTCTAGTCATTTTTATCAGACAATTTTAAAGAAAATTAAAGATGAGATTGTTCGCGGAAGAAAAACAATTGAAGAATCTTATCGACGAGAAGTGCTAAAGACGCATTGGAATATTGGGCAAATCTTAGAGCAGCCATTTGTGGGTGAGCTTGGATGTAATTCTGAGCGTGCAAGTATGGTTTCAAAGCTTGCGAAGGATTTAAATCGCCCAAGAAGTTTTTTTTATGATTTATCGAAGTTTTACCGTTTTTATTCGTCTATCCCAAAGACATCTTTGTCGTGGAGTCACTATTCTAATCTGATTCGCGTTGAAGATGAAAAAGAGCGCAAAAAGCTTGAAGATAAGGCGATCAAAGAATCGCTGTCAGCGCTAAAACTTTATCAGTTAATTTTTTCAGAAAAAATCGAGAAGAAAAAGAAAGAGGAAAATAAACAGCTTGAGATTTTGGCAAAGCCGGGAATTTTGCCATGTATTCGAGGCAAGCTTTATCGATATCGATGCTTGTTTCGTAAAGGTATCCCTTGTGCTAAAGCTCAAGCGTTGGTGGATATGGGATTTGGCTTTTTGCGTACTATCAATATTCCTGATTGGAAAAGCAATGGAAGCCCAACGCCGATTCGTTCTTATAAAAATAAAAAAGGTTATTTTGTTCGTCGTGCGACAAAACATCCAGAATATCTTTATACATACCAGGCAACTGTAACGCGCGTGATTGACGGGGATACGATTATTTTAAACATTGATCTTGGTTTTGATTCATGGATTGAGCAAAAATTACGTTTGCGAGGCATTGACACGCCTGAGATTTCATCGGTTTCAGGAATAGCGGCCAAAGAGTATGTTAAGAAAATTTGTGCAAAAGTTGATTTTGTTATTTGCAAAACATACAAAGAAGATAAGTATGGTCGATATTTGGCGGATATTCTTTACCACTTGAATGAAAAGGACCCAGAGCTTGTTGCTGAAAAAGGGACATATCTTAATCAAGAACTTATTGATCAAGGGTATGCGGTTATTTATTGAAATAGAGTGCATAGTGTGTAGTATATAGTATGTGGTATTTGGTATGCATAATAAGAATACCCTATAGGGTGTAGTAGTAGGATATTTATACCTCTTAGGGTTCATGATAGTAAATAATTTATTGATATTATACCCGAAAGGTGATATATTATTAATATGATAAGATTAAATGTTTCTGATAAATACATGGCTAATATGGTTTTCCAAATAAAAGAATTGCGTAAGAAAATTGGCTTAACTCAAGTGGAATTTGCTAAGAGGGCTGGAGTTGGTTTGCGTTTTTTAAGGGAGCTTGAGCAAGGGAAAGCCACTGTGAGAATGGATAAGCTTGTGCGTGTTCTGGATTTTTTGGGATATCATTTGGAATTAAGGAAGAATGAGGCGAAATGAATATCATGAGAAAAGCGGAAGTTTTTTATAATGACGAATTGGCAGGATACTTGTCAGAGGCTACAAGTGGGTATATCTTTCAATATGATTTTGAATTCTTAAAGAAAAACATCCCGATTGCAGTGTCTTTACCTCCTCGCGCAGAGCCGTATCAGTCTAAAGAATTGTTTCCATTTTTTAAGGGACTTTTACCTGAAGGATGGTATTTAGATATTGTTAGCGCAACGCAAAAAATTGACAGCAAAGATTATTTTGGGTTGCTGATTGGCACGGCTAGCGCAGACACAGCTGGCAGTGTTACTATTCAGAAAGTTGATACGGGCCATGAATAAAAAGATCTTAAAAGAGATGTTTCATTGTTCAAAATGGCCGAGCATAGACTTTGGCTTGGCAGATGTGCCGCAACAGGCACAAAAGTTAGCGGGAAAATTTTCTATTTCTGGTGTTCAGCCAAAGCTATCTGTTAAGTTGGATAAAAAACAAAATATGCTCATTGTCGTGGATGCGGGAGGAGAATATATTCTAAAACCGCAACAAACTTTTTTGCGTATTCCAGAGAATGAACAATGTTGCATGGATATTGCACAAGAATTGGGTATTGAAGTTCCGCCTCATTGCCTTCTTTCTTTAAAGGACAAAAGT comes from the Candidatus Omnitrophota bacterium genome and includes:
- a CDS encoding AAA family ATPase produces the protein MKRDLERDLFDWKERKDRLPLLLRGARQVGKSYIVEEFGKKAFKNVVIVNFEFKPELKQCFTTLDPIEIINKLQLLTGERIEAEKTLLFLDEIQECSNAIMALRYFKEKHGRLAVIGAGSLMEFALNNSNFRMPVGRIQFIFLEPLSFGEFLTASGNEPLRQYLSEIRLDRTLDDAIHQKLMDLLRIYLIVGGMPAVVKEYLENKNFLNCQRIQNSLLQTYRSDFGKYAKFSEFKYLQKVLDEAPRLVGNRIKYSNIDPDSKSRDVKRALNLLKLAGIIYPVYATAASGLPLGAQANEMKFKLNFLDIGLMQNACGLQTELTLTNNFFQINAGAVAEQFIGQELRAHGDSYLERGLFFWARDKKSSSAEVDYVVAVDSLILPVEVKAGKTGTLKSLKLFIEEKKSLFGLRFSQEKLSLHDKVLTLPLYAVEQMKRLAREVGDAGSEK
- a CDS encoding helix-turn-helix transcriptional regulator — its product is MIELIKNTKQLGQVIRKRRKELKLTQKEVSDLCNTGNRFISELENGKPTVQLEKVLKIINALGLEVQIVHKGFETWKS
- a CDS encoding type II toxin-antitoxin system HipA family toxin, with the translated sequence MEKLNVFFQENIVGFLKVDDNQIWEFQYSPQWLSFKNRFPISISLPLQENRFSHKLSLSFFSNLLPEGDVRAQVANYFNISQDNSYALLKAIGGDCAGALIILPDGESLDLHNDYRVISLDEMDDMIQNLNTKPILVADGHVRLSLAGAQQKIPVFYKDEKIMLPLRNSISTHILKPINLRFPGLIENEFFCMKLAKSIGLDVPEACLLNIKNINALLIDRYDRVFINGKWSRLHQEDFCQALGIASYNKYQSEGGPGIKECVSLGKEFSGNSISDVKRLINWICFNSIIGNADAHAKNISFLYDAKGIKIAPFYDLVSTIFYSGLSKSLAMKIGGAKKIDNIYNKNWVSLAESIDLKADLVLRLKNEMIDMVLREGNKLKKEFAGVSTINDIYKLIEKNTLRLARE
- a CDS encoding thermonuclease family protein; translation: MTKTLSSHFYQTILKKIKDEIVRGRKTIEESYRREVLKTHWNIGQILEQPFVGELGCNSERASMVSKLAKDLNRPRSFFYDLSKFYRFYSSIPKTSLSWSHYSNLIRVEDEKERKKLEDKAIKESLSALKLYQLIFSEKIEKKKKEENKQLEILAKPGILPCIRGKLYRYRCLFRKGIPCAKAQALVDMGFGFLRTINIPDWKSNGSPTPIRSYKNKKGYFVRRATKHPEYLYTYQATVTRVIDGDTIILNIDLGFDSWIEQKLRLRGIDTPEISSVSGIAAKEYVKKICAKVDFVICKTYKEDKYGRYLADILYHLNEKDPELVAEKGTYLNQELIDQGYAVIY
- a CDS encoding type II toxin-antitoxin system Y4mF family antitoxin gives rise to the protein MANMVFQIKELRKKIGLTQVEFAKRAGVGLRFLRELEQGKATVRMDKLVRVLDFLGYHLELRKNEAK
- a CDS encoding HipA N-terminal domain-containing protein gives rise to the protein MNIMRKAEVFYNDELAGYLSEATSGYIFQYDFEFLKKNIPIAVSLPPRAEPYQSKELFPFFKGLLPEGWYLDIVSATQKIDSKDYFGLLIGTASADTAGSVTIQKVDTGHE